The following proteins are co-located in the Polystyrenella longa genome:
- a CDS encoding DUF1501 domain-containing protein, which yields MPGSRRQMLKQSAVGFGYLALASMLSGESLQAAAGPRASSDSMTHFPARAKRVIFLFMKGGPSQVDTFDYKPKLQADTGKELPFDKPRVQFAPTGNLLASPWKFKQYGESGKHVSELFPHVAECVDDICFLNSCHGTNPAHGGAALKLHTGSDNFVRPSMGAWVNYGLGSENNNLPGFITICPTLAHGGVKNWSSAFLPAACAGTPLGNASLSSEEARVQFIENLKLSRKSQRVQLDMIRQMNQDLLNRTGPESALEARTASFELAFRMQSEMPDAVDLTQESAATHHLYGLDETETADFGRQCLMARRFCERGVRFVQITHSNTRVQWDQHGELRKEHPINAKEVDKPISGLLKDLKQRGLLEDTLVVWGGEFGRTPTVQGGGNDGRDHNPEGFTMWMAGGGVKPGISYGATDDYGFYAVENKVHVHDMHATLLHLMGLDHLKLTYRYAGRDFRLTDVAGNVVHDIIA from the coding sequence ATGCCCGGGTCCCGTCGGCAGATGCTCAAGCAGAGTGCCGTTGGATTCGGATACCTTGCGCTGGCTTCGATGCTCAGCGGCGAATCATTACAGGCTGCGGCTGGTCCGCGTGCATCTTCTGACAGCATGACCCACTTTCCCGCGCGGGCCAAGCGAGTCATCTTTCTGTTTATGAAGGGAGGCCCTTCCCAGGTCGATACCTTCGATTACAAACCCAAACTTCAAGCGGATACTGGCAAAGAGTTGCCGTTCGACAAACCTCGCGTGCAGTTCGCTCCGACGGGAAACTTGCTCGCATCACCCTGGAAATTCAAACAATACGGCGAATCGGGAAAACATGTCAGTGAACTTTTTCCGCACGTTGCTGAATGTGTCGATGATATCTGTTTTCTGAATTCCTGCCACGGTACAAATCCGGCTCACGGTGGCGCCGCTTTGAAATTGCATACCGGGAGCGATAACTTTGTCCGGCCCAGTATGGGGGCCTGGGTGAATTACGGACTCGGTTCGGAAAACAACAACCTTCCGGGCTTCATTACCATCTGTCCGACACTCGCTCATGGTGGCGTGAAAAACTGGAGTTCCGCATTCCTTCCGGCTGCCTGTGCGGGAACGCCCTTGGGAAATGCCAGCCTTTCTTCGGAAGAGGCGCGAGTACAATTTATCGAGAACTTAAAACTCTCCCGTAAATCGCAGCGTGTGCAGCTCGATATGATTCGCCAGATGAATCAGGATCTCCTGAATCGAACAGGTCCGGAATCGGCGCTCGAAGCACGGACGGCATCTTTCGAGCTCGCATTTCGGATGCAGTCGGAAATGCCGGATGCGGTCGATCTGACACAAGAGTCCGCCGCGACTCACCATCTCTATGGTCTGGACGAAACTGAAACTGCAGATTTCGGACGGCAATGCCTGATGGCACGTCGGTTTTGCGAACGAGGAGTCCGCTTTGTGCAAATCACGCATAGCAATACCCGCGTTCAGTGGGACCAGCATGGGGAACTTCGCAAGGAGCATCCTATCAACGCGAAGGAAGTTGATAAGCCAATTTCTGGGTTGCTGAAAGACCTGAAACAGCGTGGCTTGCTTGAAGATACTCTGGTCGTATGGGGGGGGGAGTTTGGTCGAACGCCCACCGTACAAGGGGGCGGCAACGATGGTCGCGACCATAACCCGGAAGGATTCACGATGTGGATGGCGGGTGGTGGTGTGAAACCGGGGATCTCTTACGGTGCCACGGACGACTACGGATTTTACGCCGTTGAAAACAAAGTTCACGTTCACGATATGCACGCGACGCTCCTGCACTTGATGGGCCTTGATCATCTTAAGCTGACCTATCGATATGCGGGTCGCGATTTCCGATTGACCGATGTCGCCGGGAATGTCGTGCACGATATCATTGCCTGA
- a CDS encoding aminotransferase class V-fold PLP-dependent enzyme — MFTPESRRADFPSLEGRSYFNTAAEGIPPLSVLHALEQYGQDKLLGMDGRAKHEAVWDRAKQELADAYGLSTDEVSFCSCSSEAFNLAALALQLQPGDEVVINDLDFPAGSTPWLQESSPATVKVWKSRDFALHPDDLKPLLSPRTRLVTTSLVSFFNGFKIDVPEVTRLVRAHSPALFALDVTQGLGRIPLELSDVDLIISSTHKWILASHGGGLVGVPAHRAAEWTVPAGGWFNLQNAFEADRFEKTVTKQGAASFSVGMPNYPAIYAIEAGLSYIRQQSIPKINDYCQPLYDHCFAELNKLDVEMLTPSDPANQAGIMAFRHPDAERIYKHLHAENIHLMYHAGRLRIAIHGYNSEADVERLLAGIHSAVKS; from the coding sequence ATGTTCACCCCTGAATCCCGCCGCGCCGACTTTCCGTCGCTCGAAGGTCGTAGTTACTTCAATACAGCCGCTGAAGGTATTCCCCCTCTCTCTGTCCTTCACGCATTGGAGCAATATGGGCAGGACAAATTATTGGGTATGGATGGCCGCGCAAAACACGAGGCGGTTTGGGACCGAGCGAAACAGGAACTCGCAGACGCTTACGGACTGTCGACGGATGAAGTCAGCTTCTGTTCTTGCTCTTCCGAAGCATTTAACCTGGCAGCGTTAGCATTACAGCTGCAACCGGGTGATGAAGTCGTCATCAATGATCTCGATTTTCCTGCCGGTTCCACCCCCTGGTTGCAGGAGTCTTCTCCCGCGACCGTTAAAGTCTGGAAGTCACGAGACTTTGCTTTACACCCTGACGATCTGAAACCGTTGCTGTCTCCACGGACTCGATTAGTCACGACTTCGCTCGTAAGCTTCTTCAATGGATTTAAGATTGATGTCCCTGAAGTAACTCGATTGGTCCGAGCCCATTCCCCAGCCCTGTTCGCGTTGGATGTCACACAGGGATTGGGGCGTATTCCACTGGAACTTTCCGACGTGGACCTGATTATCAGTTCAACCCACAAATGGATTCTGGCCAGTCATGGTGGCGGCTTGGTAGGAGTCCCTGCCCATCGCGCAGCGGAATGGACCGTCCCTGCCGGAGGCTGGTTCAATCTGCAAAATGCGTTCGAAGCTGATCGCTTTGAAAAAACCGTGACTAAACAAGGAGCCGCCAGCTTTTCCGTGGGGATGCCTAACTACCCTGCAATCTATGCGATTGAAGCCGGTCTATCATACATTCGGCAACAATCAATTCCGAAAATCAACGACTATTGCCAACCCTTGTACGATCATTGTTTCGCGGAGTTAAACAAACTCGACGTCGAAATGCTGACTCCCTCCGATCCGGCTAATCAAGCGGGGATCATGGCGTTCCGCCACCCCGATGCCGAACGAATTTACAAACACCTGCACGCCGAGAACATCCATTTGATGTACCACGCCGGACGTCTGCGTATCGCAATTCATGGTTACAACAGCGAAGCCGATGTCGAACGTCTACTAGCCGGAATTCATTCCGCAGTAAAATCCTGA
- the mch gene encoding methenyltetrahydromethanopterin cyclohydrolase, with protein sequence MPHDVNKDYDLNSRALFNIEEAIDLADELKIEVHELVNGARVLDFGVKVPGGLDAGIMLGGICMSNLGELFLSHREIGDITCPHVNVSSDHPIAACLLSQYAGWSINVDGYFAMGSGPMRAVAANESLFEKLKYSEKAETVIGVLESHQLPTEMVARYIAEKANVEPSDVVMVVAPASSLAGSIQVVARSIETALHQLLELDFDLGRIESAMGTAPLPPIAADPLTGIGWTNDAILYGGRVQIWVTGDDASLEEIGPKVPANSSDKFGEPFLKLFEEADRDFYKLDPALFSPAEVTFQNLSTGRTFTFGELRPDVLKSSYGW encoded by the coding sequence ATGCCGCATGACGTTAATAAAGATTATGATCTGAATTCGCGTGCCCTGTTCAACATTGAAGAGGCGATTGATCTGGCCGACGAATTGAAGATCGAAGTGCATGAACTGGTTAACGGAGCACGGGTGCTCGATTTCGGCGTCAAAGTGCCGGGTGGACTTGATGCGGGCATCATGCTCGGTGGCATTTGCATGTCGAACCTGGGCGAGTTGTTTCTTTCTCATCGAGAAATCGGCGACATCACGTGTCCTCATGTGAATGTTTCCAGCGACCACCCCATCGCCGCCTGCTTGCTCAGCCAATACGCCGGGTGGAGCATTAATGTTGATGGCTACTTCGCCATGGGGTCCGGCCCGATGCGCGCAGTCGCTGCCAACGAATCTCTGTTTGAAAAACTGAAATACAGCGAAAAGGCCGAAACGGTCATTGGCGTCCTGGAAAGCCATCAGTTACCGACAGAAATGGTGGCTCGGTATATCGCTGAGAAAGCGAACGTCGAACCGAGTGATGTCGTGATGGTCGTGGCTCCCGCATCCAGTCTGGCAGGATCGATCCAAGTCGTCGCACGCTCTATCGAAACGGCGCTTCATCAACTTCTGGAACTCGATTTTGATCTTGGAAGGATCGAGAGCGCCATGGGAACGGCGCCATTGCCGCCGATTGCCGCCGATCCGCTCACGGGAATTGGCTGGACCAACGATGCCATTCTTTACGGCGGGCGAGTGCAAATTTGGGTGACGGGCGATGACGCTTCGCTTGAAGAGATCGGCCCCAAAGTTCCCGCGAATTCCTCAGACAAATTCGGGGAACCCTTCCTGAAGCTATTTGAAGAAGCCGATCGCGATTTCTACAAGCTCGATCCCGCACTGTTCAGCCCCGCAGAAGTCACCTTCCAGAACCTCTCCACAGGACGCACCTTCACCTTTGGAGAGTTACGCCCTGATGTCCTGAAGTCTTCCTATGGTTGGTAA
- a CDS encoding right-handed parallel beta-helix repeat-containing protein: MSDVRNFGAMGDGKMDDTAAIQHAVDTGDGPVEIPAGNYLITKPIVVDLARVGRRSIHGHGGVAKIIMAGAGPAFFLKASHGKTADPKTFRPEEWQNERMPQIANLEIEGTHPEAEGIRIEEVMQPTLTGVLIRNVHHGVHVTSRARNVLIDGCHIYHNTGVGVFFDHCNLHQAIVSDSHISYNRLGGIRLEGGEIRNFHVTGNDIEYNNNKVFGLEDLPSAEIYIDIQDGSVREGTITSNTIQATPSPDGANIRIIGSKDQGNLKFGLWTISSNLITSQTTNIHISSSMGVTLSGNHLGNADVRSLLVEDSTQIVVGSNCFGYNEEYRNTQDSTGMKFVNCDNCNISGSIIHGKTESFPNVAERRGLVELVNCQRMSITGLQVFNGLPAGMYLEGCTDTLLTGCTVLDTRDGVKTPSIEWPDANNSNMLTSCRLDAATNLSPELNQQANVIL, from the coding sequence ATGAGTGATGTCCGAAATTTCGGAGCGATGGGTGACGGCAAAATGGATGATACCGCTGCAATTCAGCATGCGGTTGATACAGGTGATGGTCCAGTAGAAATACCGGCGGGGAATTATCTGATTACGAAACCGATTGTCGTTGATCTTGCCCGCGTTGGACGCCGATCCATTCATGGCCATGGTGGCGTAGCCAAGATCATCATGGCGGGGGCTGGGCCTGCTTTTTTTCTGAAAGCATCCCATGGAAAAACAGCTGATCCCAAGACCTTTCGTCCCGAAGAATGGCAGAACGAGCGAATGCCGCAGATAGCCAATCTGGAAATCGAAGGTACACACCCAGAGGCGGAAGGAATCCGGATCGAAGAAGTGATGCAACCGACTTTAACGGGTGTCTTGATCCGTAACGTTCATCATGGCGTGCATGTGACCAGCCGCGCTCGGAATGTCCTGATCGATGGCTGCCATATTTACCACAACACTGGGGTGGGAGTCTTCTTTGATCACTGCAATCTTCATCAGGCGATCGTGAGTGATAGCCATATCAGTTACAACCGGTTGGGTGGAATTCGGCTTGAGGGAGGAGAGATTCGTAACTTCCATGTGACGGGTAACGATATAGAATATAACAATAATAAAGTGTTCGGTTTGGAGGATCTTCCTTCCGCAGAGATTTATATCGACATTCAGGATGGATCAGTTCGCGAAGGGACAATCACCAGTAACACGATTCAAGCAACCCCTTCGCCCGACGGTGCCAATATCCGCATCATCGGTTCCAAAGATCAAGGCAACCTGAAATTCGGTCTCTGGACGATCAGCAGTAATCTGATCACGAGCCAGACGACGAATATTCATATCAGTTCATCGATGGGTGTGACCTTAAGCGGAAACCACTTGGGGAATGCCGATGTACGTAGTCTGCTCGTCGAAGACTCGACACAAATCGTCGTCGGCTCGAACTGTTTTGGTTACAACGAAGAATACCGAAACACGCAAGACAGTACCGGCATGAAGTTCGTGAACTGTGATAACTGTAATATCTCAGGTTCAATTATCCACGGTAAAACGGAATCGTTTCCAAACGTGGCCGAAAGGCGGGGACTTGTGGAGTTGGTCAATTGCCAGCGTATGAGTATTACCGGTTTGCAGGTTTTCAATGGATTGCCCGCAGGCATGTATCTCGAAGGCTGCACGGATACTTTGCTGACCGGTTGCACCGTGTTAGACACACGAGACGGTGTGAAAACGCCGAGTATCGAATGGCCCGATGCCAACAACAGCAACATGCTCACCAGTTGCCGTCTGGATGCGGCCACAAACCTGAGCCCGGAATTAAACCAACAGGCAAACGTCATCCTTTAA
- a CDS encoding tetratricopeptide repeat protein, translating into MPFTINGVGTTYFGKKNKNEYQGKCEFCGQPSQIIDYDTLHSVCLLYIPIIPLGRKRVLGECNHCGQHRTLKLSEWEDSVESALTESMLRMKEKPHDLAAAIELHQTFHQAGKQDQAAEIARVIKERFPRDFDAHYYLTTWYEITGRPEDAQKSIRKAYELAPHKPEAIQGMAVAYIQEGEPDRAEKLLEELEQDEEHHDPGLWILLAEAYQQQGEHKRAHQLFTKLKEESPELSRHPDFSKAVRKTEKHLKPTNRILKPVPIYQQPWAIVSAVVLLIGSVVVMGSLYLKSNRSVYVLNGLNEPIEVMVGEELIHVPPLSQTEVSVSEGAHTVQLQAPLSEVEKREPYDFTMESSFFKRLIDDTVTILDPTESAAYMKVVEFYSEDEDQDFSERAAKESQVFMFEKLKQFDDINFYFEEFPLEIHVSSSNPTEVHQRTGLRLIQDRGFGAAYLLREIGTNGMSEKQIDTRQTRFLERYLPDEDSPEDQPLDEDLSLVLQTYSTVLTEQEQLDRFRSVMIRWLKAHPDEFFWADSYGEMMNRLDRFTEGTEDIQKWAEEFPEIATFQYMLASVTPSLQKRVEIYSDLYQKQADNNQLLNVYKQALHAAGQYEKAIEVEEVGFALRKQRYSDNPQWNDLEVEFPENSQSLFKLVCLLCLRDLEQIDQIYAELAESEFTDMGLLQFRIEELIETGRSSEVPAVIEAWQANYDKKYDQQTDWVAQFPEFWKLFCSGEFKAAIDIQESGESLKYYDEVRYELILLTQDDYQTKINTMMKELSEVYEVDLDFDLFSFKLMEAIRLQKEGKNSEAEAVIDEYYTTLTDAYKNTTGLRNILQAESVTWEELTDLPVYDHNRRLLFRYLALKHENLFENVRNYLQGYHTVSSLGHQLVDQQLELRSLPQKGEQTNPSEENVPANPESTIPAKVERPSAETVPEPAGTE; encoded by the coding sequence ATGCCGTTTACGATTAACGGAGTTGGAACGACTTACTTCGGTAAGAAAAACAAAAACGAATATCAAGGCAAATGTGAATTCTGTGGTCAGCCTTCTCAAATAATTGACTACGACACGCTGCACAGTGTCTGCCTGCTTTACATTCCCATTATCCCCCTTGGTCGCAAACGAGTGCTGGGCGAGTGTAATCATTGCGGCCAACATCGCACTTTGAAGCTGAGTGAATGGGAGGATTCGGTTGAATCTGCCTTAACCGAGAGCATGCTTCGGATGAAGGAAAAACCACACGATCTGGCAGCGGCTATCGAACTGCACCAGACCTTTCATCAAGCTGGTAAACAGGATCAGGCGGCTGAAATCGCCCGTGTGATCAAAGAACGCTTCCCACGAGATTTTGACGCTCACTATTATCTGACCACGTGGTACGAAATCACGGGACGGCCTGAAGATGCCCAGAAGAGCATTCGCAAAGCGTACGAACTAGCCCCACACAAACCAGAAGCGATCCAGGGCATGGCCGTCGCCTATATTCAGGAGGGAGAACCCGATCGGGCAGAAAAACTCCTCGAGGAATTAGAACAGGACGAGGAACATCACGACCCTGGTCTCTGGATCCTCCTGGCGGAGGCTTATCAGCAGCAGGGAGAACACAAAAGAGCGCATCAGCTTTTCACCAAATTGAAAGAGGAAAGCCCCGAACTTTCCCGGCACCCGGACTTCTCTAAAGCGGTGCGCAAAACAGAAAAGCATCTCAAACCGACCAATCGGATTTTAAAACCAGTCCCGATCTACCAGCAGCCCTGGGCGATTGTTTCGGCAGTGGTGCTGTTAATAGGCAGTGTCGTTGTGATGGGTTCGCTTTACCTTAAAAGCAATCGATCCGTGTATGTGCTGAATGGATTGAATGAACCAATCGAAGTGATGGTCGGAGAAGAATTGATCCACGTTCCGCCACTTAGTCAAACAGAAGTCTCCGTCAGCGAAGGTGCTCACACTGTCCAACTTCAAGCTCCTCTGAGTGAAGTCGAGAAGCGAGAACCGTATGACTTTACGATGGAATCCAGTTTCTTCAAACGCCTGATCGATGATACCGTCACCATCCTTGATCCGACCGAGTCTGCGGCCTACATGAAAGTGGTTGAATTTTATTCGGAGGATGAAGACCAGGACTTTAGCGAACGAGCAGCCAAAGAATCGCAAGTGTTTATGTTCGAAAAGTTAAAACAATTTGATGACATCAACTTTTACTTCGAAGAATTTCCGCTCGAAATTCATGTCTCTTCCAGTAATCCCACTGAAGTCCACCAGCGAACCGGCTTGAGGCTGATTCAAGATCGAGGTTTCGGTGCGGCGTATCTGCTACGAGAAATCGGCACTAACGGCATGAGCGAAAAGCAGATTGATACTCGCCAAACGCGGTTTCTGGAGCGTTATTTACCAGATGAGGATTCGCCGGAAGACCAACCTCTCGATGAAGATTTATCGTTAGTACTCCAAACTTATTCAACGGTGCTTACAGAACAGGAACAACTGGATCGATTTCGCTCCGTCATGATTCGCTGGTTGAAAGCACACCCGGACGAGTTCTTCTGGGCAGATTCCTATGGAGAAATGATGAATCGGCTGGACCGATTCACTGAAGGAACAGAAGACATCCAGAAATGGGCCGAGGAGTTCCCTGAGATTGCGACATTTCAATACATGCTGGCATCGGTGACGCCATCTCTCCAGAAACGGGTAGAGATTTATTCCGATCTCTATCAGAAACAGGCGGATAACAACCAACTTTTGAATGTATATAAACAAGCCCTTCACGCAGCTGGACAATATGAAAAAGCAATCGAGGTCGAAGAGGTCGGTTTTGCATTACGGAAGCAACGTTATTCAGACAACCCTCAATGGAACGACTTGGAAGTCGAGTTCCCCGAAAATAGTCAATCACTGTTCAAACTCGTTTGTCTCTTATGTCTAAGAGACCTAGAACAGATAGATCAGATCTACGCCGAACTTGCGGAATCAGAATTCACCGATATGGGTCTGTTACAATTTCGCATTGAAGAATTAATCGAGACAGGACGCTCTTCCGAAGTCCCGGCAGTAATAGAAGCATGGCAAGCGAACTACGATAAGAAATACGACCAGCAGACAGATTGGGTAGCACAGTTTCCCGAATTCTGGAAACTGTTTTGCTCGGGAGAATTCAAAGCCGCCATAGACATTCAGGAGAGCGGAGAGAGCCTCAAATACTACGATGAAGTTCGATACGAACTGATTTTGCTAACACAGGATGACTATCAAACCAAGATCAATACGATGATGAAAGAGCTCTCGGAAGTCTATGAAGTTGATCTCGATTTCGACCTATTCTCGTTCAAACTGATGGAAGCGATTCGCCTTCAGAAGGAAGGGAAGAATTCCGAAGCGGAGGCGGTTATCGATGAGTACTACACAACTCTCACCGATGCCTACAAGAATACAACCGGCCTTCGTAATATCCTCCAAGCGGAATCCGTCACTTGGGAAGAACTAACAGACCTTCCCGTCTACGATCATAATCGGCGACTACTCTTTAGATACCTTGCCTTAAAGCATGAAAATTTGTTTGAAAATGTTCGCAATTATCTGCAAGGTTATCACACGGTATCGAGCCTCGGTCATCAACTCGTCGATCAACAACTCGAACTGCGTTCTTTACCGCAGAAAGGTGAGCAGACAAACCCGTCCGAGGAAAACGTCCCAGCAAATCCAGAAAGCACAATTCCCGCGAAAGTGGAACGGCCCTCCGCTGAAACGGTTCCGGAACCTGCCGGAACCGAGTAG
- a CDS encoding inositol monophosphatase family protein — MELKPITDALAEKMPSVLRWGGAVAKLLRQYNVSVENKESGYATTDALTLADLSVQELVVAALRDEDPIFQTCRLEAEEVTGDMGRFSEDAPYTICLDPIDGTKQYQDRSGNGYAVMLNLRSRETVLYSLVYIPETGEHGMWVEAVGDVIRCGFDDPSRPAREVLDSMTPIDPSTRPDSPSIYMIGFQQHDPDKARQVTEAGLKGVIPSEMPGCIYELFARGEFGGSLIHTPNIYDFPVSLQIARILGGDALWAHNSEPVNFDELWNDERASMLRLPGVIACSDNPETLKTLCAVAKDWNQNRYEN; from the coding sequence ATGGAATTGAAACCGATTACCGATGCTCTGGCTGAAAAGATGCCCTCCGTACTTCGCTGGGGGGGAGCGGTTGCCAAACTACTGCGGCAATACAATGTCAGCGTGGAGAATAAAGAATCGGGATATGCCACCACGGACGCGTTGACCTTAGCTGATCTTAGTGTGCAGGAACTGGTCGTCGCGGCACTACGGGATGAAGACCCGATCTTTCAAACCTGTCGACTGGAAGCAGAAGAAGTTACTGGAGACATGGGCCGTTTTTCGGAAGACGCACCCTACACAATTTGCCTCGATCCGATTGACGGCACCAAACAGTATCAGGATCGCTCCGGCAACGGTTACGCCGTCATGCTGAATCTCCGGTCGCGGGAAACGGTTCTGTATTCGCTGGTGTACATTCCAGAGACTGGCGAACATGGAATGTGGGTCGAAGCGGTGGGCGACGTGATTCGCTGTGGCTTCGATGATCCTTCTCGGCCTGCGAGGGAGGTTTTGGACAGCATGACTCCCATTGACCCATCGACGCGGCCCGATTCTCCCAGTATCTACATGATCGGTTTTCAGCAACACGATCCGGACAAAGCCCGCCAGGTGACGGAAGCGGGGCTGAAAGGGGTCATTCCCAGTGAGATGCCAGGTTGCATTTACGAACTGTTCGCACGGGGAGAATTCGGTGGTTCGTTGATTCACACACCGAATATTTACGACTTCCCTGTGTCGCTACAGATAGCTCGGATTCTGGGTGGCGATGCTCTGTGGGCACACAATAGCGAACCGGTCAATTTCGATGAACTGTGGAACGACGAACGAGCCAGCATGCTCCGCCTTCCCGGAGTCATCGCCTGTAGCGATAATCCGGAAACACTCAAAACACTTTGTGCCGTGGCGAAAGACTGGAATCAGAACCGCTACGAAAACTGA
- a CDS encoding class I SAM-dependent methyltransferase — protein sequence MLRRVVEFNGIRRLPFEQYRDHVQQHYDGPAGAVLTMASMISLHEPLIGHLIRGKKFDVSQRKSLLDVGSGAGQVLGHLLKEVDIDANFVAFDLSQKMLRRARLRVKDERPNFISGDLMQLPFADESFDCITCGWVIEHLPDPIPGLKEMGRVLAPGGSILIMTTEDTFAGAMTSRTWKCRTYNRKRFQEACVKAGLQLKAELWFSKIHRFFRMGGILVELTRDDIRAITEDETTSPNSDSTPDLATSR from the coding sequence ATGTTACGCCGGGTAGTGGAATTTAATGGCATTAGACGTTTGCCGTTTGAGCAATACCGCGACCACGTACAGCAACATTACGATGGCCCTGCTGGTGCTGTACTCACCATGGCCAGCATGATCTCCCTGCACGAACCTCTGATTGGTCATTTGATCCGTGGCAAAAAATTTGACGTCAGCCAGCGAAAATCGCTACTGGACGTCGGTTCCGGGGCAGGACAGGTCCTAGGCCACCTGCTGAAAGAAGTCGATATCGACGCGAATTTCGTCGCCTTCGATCTTTCCCAGAAAATGTTGCGGCGCGCCCGTTTACGCGTTAAGGACGAGCGGCCGAACTTCATCTCCGGAGACCTGATGCAGCTCCCTTTTGCCGATGAAAGCTTTGACTGCATCACCTGTGGTTGGGTCATTGAACATCTTCCCGACCCTATTCCGGGTCTGAAAGAGATGGGACGCGTCCTCGCACCAGGGGGCAGCATCCTGATCATGACGACTGAGGACACCTTCGCAGGTGCCATGACTAGCCGGACTTGGAAATGCCGAACCTATAACCGAAAACGGTTCCAGGAAGCGTGCGTCAAAGCGGGACTGCAATTGAAGGCCGAACTCTGGTTCAGCAAAATTCACCGTTTCTTCCGCATGGGTGGAATTCTTGTCGAACTGACTCGCGACGATATCCGTGCGATCACCGAAGACGAAACCACCTCACCGAACTCCGACAGCACCCCCGACCTGGCGACAAGCCGGTAA
- a CDS encoding arsenate reductase/protein-tyrosine-phosphatase family protein: MQQVLNIRNSDDPRDIIHLAVQALVDGELVVFPSETGYLITGYSLQKIAAERLKAVLNAHACDLETRGSCFLTLKSGTELADYTGVLEGFGRKLSRRCWPGPVSLSLPTQIDTGTVPTLLSSFSKPVRELLVNENRVQYRVPAHDSIQDAMKLLPAPLVTIRECWGKSALLTTAADVQEFLKDQSALVIDDGPSRYGQAATVVHVDESEWELREKGVVSAATLRRLASDMFLFVCTGNTCRSPMAEVLFRKYLADKLQCQDDELLERGFIVESAGLSALAGMRAAVEAVDVVAEQGVDLSVHQSQPLTNRLIDQADYIFVMTRGHLDSLLSVRPDIHDRVRLLSSDGSDVSDPIGAGRAQYEECKTQIEQYVRDIVDNIQLTDQ; encoded by the coding sequence ATGCAGCAAGTCCTGAATATCAGAAATTCGGATGACCCTCGAGATATTATCCATCTCGCGGTGCAGGCACTCGTCGATGGCGAACTGGTCGTTTTCCCCTCCGAAACCGGTTATTTGATCACCGGCTATAGTCTGCAGAAAATCGCTGCTGAGCGGCTCAAGGCTGTTTTGAACGCACATGCATGCGATCTGGAAACGCGTGGAAGTTGCTTTCTCACTTTAAAAAGTGGGACAGAACTGGCCGATTACACCGGGGTTCTGGAAGGATTTGGCCGAAAACTGAGCCGCCGCTGCTGGCCGGGTCCAGTCAGTCTTTCCCTTCCGACCCAGATCGACACAGGAACAGTCCCAACCTTGCTTTCTTCCTTTTCAAAACCGGTCAGAGAGTTGCTTGTAAATGAAAATCGCGTACAGTATCGCGTACCGGCTCACGACTCGATTCAGGATGCAATGAAATTGCTGCCTGCACCTCTGGTCACTATTCGAGAATGTTGGGGTAAATCCGCTCTCTTGACGACCGCCGCAGACGTGCAAGAATTCCTGAAAGATCAATCTGCGCTCGTGATTGATGATGGACCGAGTCGATACGGACAAGCTGCTACGGTCGTGCATGTGGACGAATCCGAGTGGGAGTTAAGAGAGAAAGGAGTTGTCTCAGCGGCAACTTTAAGGAGATTGGCCAGCGATATGTTTTTGTTCGTGTGTACAGGCAATACCTGTCGCAGTCCGATGGCAGAGGTTTTATTCCGCAAATATCTCGCAGATAAGCTACAATGTCAGGATGATGAGCTTCTCGAACGAGGATTCATTGTCGAATCGGCAGGACTGTCTGCTCTGGCAGGAATGAGAGCTGCCGTGGAAGCGGTGGACGTTGTTGCTGAACAGGGTGTTGATCTTTCTGTTCATCAGAGTCAGCCTCTGACGAACCGTCTTATCGATCAGGCAGATTATATTTTTGTGATGACTCGAGGACATCTCGATTCGTTGTTATCAGTTCGTCCTGACATTCACGACCGGGTCCGACTTCTTTCCTCTGATGGAAGCGACGTCTCCGATCCTATTGGAGCAGGACGAGCTCAATACGAAGAATGCAAAACTCAGATCGAACAATATGTTCGTGACATAGTTGATAATATTCAATTAACCGATCAATAG